GCCACACCTCCTTCAAAACACATGATCATACACAGCCAGAGCCATCACAAGAGGtggcattaaattaaattacctaatgtctcaaagcacataacattacaataataatgaacgCAAATAACTTAAAGAGCTCTGACTTGTCCTACCTGACTGCTGCAGTTTTATTTCGCCGTTGATAGTGTTGCTATAGAAACGCATAATGGTCCTTTCACACTAGACGTGATTTTTATGCGTGAATAATTCGcgcaatgtttttattttttgatcagctgtttgtgtaatggtaatgagtagcctgatgtggtcatactcaattctagtcagaatatgtgTCTGAAACTGAAAACCCGGAGCTTCCACACCGAACGTGATTGTGTTGCGGCGaacaaacaaattatttttttcagttcaatgttctgtttttttctAGTGACGACAAAAAAGGCTACAACTAATCACAaacaaggaaacaaaggtgacaAAATTTCAGGTTGGTGTCACTAGCTATTCACTCAACATTAACCGTTGCCAGGTATTGCATTTCTCACAAGATTACAGCTGTAGTTGTAGTTACATCTGtacagctgcagctgtgtttgccTACCGTAGGCTACAGATAATGATAACATaacctttaaaataaaactttctAAACCTTGTGCCCGGGAGCGACTATGGAAAGTGAACGGTTTCCGTCAGTACGGCTGTGACACTTAAATGTTGACATTGTGACTAGGAAACATAGCTGCTCCGGATTGATTGGTTCCCTGAAGTATGTGGTTTGTCTCGTCATGGTTGGCTTTTTCGTCATAcgtccggtgtgaaagggcctttaatCTGAGTCTGAGGAGGCGGACATCTCTGAGTAGAGTGGGTTGCCATCTATTAATTACGGTAGTTATGGCGTAAACGCAGCATAAGCTGAACTGTAAACGGCCGCTGTTTTTTTGCGGCGATCATTGACTTTCTGTCTACAACTCGGCATAGCCTCATGGAACAGGCTCACGGCGGAGGTATGCCAAAGCATAGGTTGACAGGATGGTAGGACACTCTATcaaaattgacatttttttgtCCTGAGACTTCCAGAGAAGATATATACCTACATTTCTATTGCTATTAGGATGTGAAGAGAGTTTCAACCAGTATGacgaaaagtgtttttaaacaACATTGCCTACCTTACctttaagattttaaaaatattttttggggaGGGacataattaaacaataaataaataataaaagtacACATTTTTGAAAACATCCTTTGTGTaaaatgactttcttttttgttCCAAACGGCTTCATTTGAAGCATAAAATGAATCTTATCGTACTACATGAGATTGGTATGAAAATATCAGAACAAAAGCAGTCAGTATCGTTGTCTATATGTGCTGGATATTTGAACTCTGAAGTGAGTCTTGAGATGCGATTATATCCATGGAAACAGTAGTAGCACAGGCAAACAAAAGGTCAGAAAGGTCAGATTTTTATGACTAGCACATCCCTTTAACAACTCCTGATTGGTCTCATCGGGGCTTTGGGAAACAGAGGCAGCCGCTGATTGGCTACGACTGGAGCACATCTCATAGAGGTTTCCGGAAAACTGCATCTTTTTGGATTCTTGTCTCAGAGACTCCCACACCGTAGCAGCCTCCTCAGGGCAGCCGGCCATGGCCACATTTGCGCAGTCATGAAAATCATCCCAGGATCTGCAACAGACACAGACTTAAGGTTAAATGTCTTGAATAATTTATACCGAATCTACATACTAATAAGCAagaatttgatttaaaaaaaaaaatctgaaacatCCCTCATGTATGTATAGTTTAAAATAAAGGACAAGGTAGCACTATAGTAAGATATTTATACCGGTATATTACATTTAGACACTTTATATCTAATATCAAGTATTAGATTATCAA
The nucleotide sequence above comes from Pseudorasbora parva isolate DD20220531a chromosome 16, ASM2467924v1, whole genome shotgun sequence. Encoded proteins:
- the nrn1la gene encoding neuritin 1-like a; this encodes MNTHLTELPSVSVHWDLFRMTPLLCNACLILPVALHLLLVPSPCSAAATKKCSSIYKGFAQCLLALGDSLTVSAQKDEDTQEIDSICKSWDDFHDCANVAMAGCPEEAATVWESLRQESKKMQFSGNLYEMCSSRSQSAAASVSQSPDETNQELLKGCASHKNLTFLTFCLPVLLLFPWI